The Macaca fascicularis isolate 582-1 chromosome 1, T2T-MFA8v1.1 genome includes a window with the following:
- the KCND3 gene encoding A-type voltage-gated potassium channel KCND3 isoform X3, which yields MAAGVAAWLPFARAAAIGWMPVANCPMPLAPADKNKRQDELIVLNVSGRRFQTWRTTLERYPDTLLGSTEKEFFFNEDTKEYFFDRDPEVFRCVLNFYRTGKLHYPRYECISAYDDELAFYGILPEIIGDCCYEEYKDRKRENAERLMDDNDSENNQESMPSLSFRQTMWRAFENPHTSTLALVFYYVTGFFIAVSVITNVVETVPCGTVPGSKELPCGERYSVAFFCLDTACVMIFTVEYLLRLFAAPSRYRFIRSVMSIIDVVAIMPYYIGLVMTNNEDVSGAFVTLRVFRVFRIFKFSRHSQGLRILGYTLKSCASELGFLLFSLTMAIIIFATVMFYAEKGSSASKFTSIPASFWYTIVTMTTLG from the coding sequence ATGGCAGCCGGAGTTGCGGCCTGGCTGCCTTTTGCCCGGGCTGCGGCCATCGGGTGGATGCCGGTGGCCAACTGCCCCATGCCCCTGGCCCCGGCCGACAAGAACAAGCGGCAGGATGAACTGATCGTCCTCAACGTGAGTGGGCGGAGGTTCCAGACCTGGAGGACCACGCTGGAGCGCTACCCGGACACCCTGCTGGGCAGCACGGAGAAGGAGTTCTTCTTCAACGAGGACACCAAGGAGTACTTCTTCGACCGGGACCCCGAGGTGTTCCGCTGCGTGCTCAACTTCTACCGCACGGGGAAGCTGCACTACCCGCGCTACGAATGCATCTCTGCCTACGACGATGAGCTGGCCTTCTACGGCATCCTCCCTGAGATCATCGGGGACTGCTGCTACGAGGAGTACAAGGACCGTAAGAGGGAGAACGCCGAGCGGCTCATGGACGACAATGACTCGGAGAACAACCAGGAGTCCATGCCCTCGCTCAGCTTCCGCCAGACCATGTGGCGGGCCTTCGAGAACCCCCACACCAGCACGCTGGCCCTGGTCTTCTACTACGTGACTGGCTTCTTCATCGCCGTCTCGGTCATCACCAATGTGGTGGAGACGGTGCCGTGCGGCACGGTCCCGGGCAGCAAGGAGCTGCCGTGCGGGGAGCGCTACTCGGTGGCCTTCTTCTGCCTGGACACGGCGTGCGTCATGATCTTCACCGTGGAGTACCTCCTGCGGCTCTTCGCGGCACCCAGCCGCTACCGCTTCATCCGCAGCGTCATGAGCATCATCGACGTGGTGGCCATCATGCCCTACTATATCGGCCTGGTCATGACCAACAATGAGGACGTGTCCGGCGCCTTCGTCACGCTCCGGGTCTTCCGCGTCTTCAGGATCTTCAAGTTTTCCCGCCACTCCCAGGGCCTGCGGATCCTGGGCTACACACTGAAGAGCTGTGCCTCCGAACTGggctttctcctcttctccctcaccATGGCCATCATCATCTTTGCCACTGTGATGTTTTATGCCGAGAAGGGCTCCTCGGCCAGCAAGTTCACAAGCATCCCTGCCTCATTTTGGTACACCATTGTCACCATGACCACACTGGG